In a genomic window of Salegentibacter salegens:
- a CDS encoding bifunctional SulP family inorganic anion transporter/carbonic anhydrase, translating into MGKNVNFNFRERVDQSALSKPLFSRLDKDIPSSIVVFLVALPLCLGIALASGAPLVSGLISGIIGGIVIGSVSHSSVSVSGPAASLTAVVLASIASLGSFEVFLMAVVLGGVFQFILGILKAGLIADYMPSNIIKGLLAAIGIILIIAQLPYAIGFIEDSGANFGSRDNMFEQVAAMFKNFFYSLHPGAVVLSLISLVIIIFWEKSPLKNFKLLPPSLIVVILGVFLNLLFKYIAPVLHLGEKYLVNIPEIDRVSELITFPDFTSITNPDVWGVAITITLIASIASLLAIEAADEIDPHKRKTPPNRELVAQGVGNTIAGLVGGIPLTSVIVRSSVNINAGAETKLSTILHGIFLLLSVLFLSSILNLIPLSSLAVILLVVGYKLASWDVISTMYKKGWNQFIPFVVTVVAIILTDLLIGIFIGSLVSIFFLLRSNYHNAFFIENTKIFKGETIRLELSNEVSFFNKASIKNSLWNVPQNSNLIIDATFASYIDHDILEIFEDFKTTFAEENNINVSIIGLKDKYSAGKELDFVREDIEESKEKSTPQEILEYLKDGNSRYVDGKLVSRRLRNKELMDFINSPPLATVVNCIDLREPLNVMMNTGIGDLIPIRAAGNLVDSHIIKSIEIASKQQGARFILIMGNSSNKIYLEALKEYMKNGYQEPDSLIAEALKAKQIPVTFEEKDLHTYADLITRWSIKESQRRIIKQNPYLKERIAQGKLGLATAFFNRENGKIEFSELYDPAMVS; encoded by the coding sequence GTGGGCAAAAACGTTAATTTTAATTTCAGGGAAAGGGTAGATCAATCTGCTTTAAGCAAGCCATTGTTTTCCCGCCTGGATAAGGACATTCCTTCCAGCATTGTAGTTTTTCTTGTAGCGCTTCCTTTATGCCTTGGGATTGCACTCGCCAGCGGCGCTCCTTTAGTATCGGGACTAATCTCTGGAATTATTGGCGGAATTGTCATAGGAAGCGTAAGCCATTCATCCGTAAGTGTTAGTGGTCCTGCTGCCAGTTTAACGGCAGTGGTTTTAGCATCTATAGCCTCGCTTGGTAGTTTTGAGGTGTTTTTAATGGCCGTTGTACTCGGTGGCGTTTTTCAGTTTATTCTGGGCATCTTAAAAGCCGGACTTATCGCCGATTATATGCCTTCTAATATTATTAAAGGCTTACTTGCTGCGATTGGAATTATTTTAATTATCGCTCAGCTTCCTTATGCAATTGGTTTTATAGAAGATTCGGGAGCAAATTTTGGTTCCAGGGATAATATGTTTGAACAGGTAGCCGCTATGTTTAAAAACTTCTTTTACTCCCTGCATCCGGGAGCAGTGGTTTTGTCGTTAATTTCACTTGTCATTATTATCTTCTGGGAAAAAAGTCCGCTTAAGAATTTTAAGCTTTTACCGCCCTCCTTAATTGTAGTTATTCTTGGCGTGTTTTTAAATTTGCTTTTCAAGTATATAGCTCCCGTACTCCATTTAGGTGAAAAATACCTGGTAAATATTCCAGAAATTGACCGGGTAAGTGAACTTATTACATTTCCAGATTTCACTTCAATTACAAATCCCGATGTTTGGGGTGTGGCCATAACCATAACCCTTATCGCCTCTATAGCCAGTTTGCTGGCCATTGAAGCTGCAGATGAAATAGACCCGCATAAGCGAAAAACGCCTCCAAACAGGGAATTGGTAGCCCAGGGAGTTGGAAATACTATAGCAGGCCTTGTGGGTGGTATCCCATTGACTTCAGTGATTGTGCGAAGCTCGGTAAATATTAATGCCGGAGCCGAAACTAAACTCTCCACAATTTTACACGGAATTTTTCTTCTTTTAAGCGTTTTATTTTTAAGTTCTATTTTAAACCTTATTCCGCTCTCCAGCCTTGCGGTAATTTTATTGGTAGTTGGTTATAAACTGGCTTCCTGGGATGTAATTAGCACGATGTATAAAAAGGGATGGAATCAGTTTATTCCATTTGTAGTTACCGTTGTGGCGATTATTTTAACCGATTTATTAATCGGGATTTTTATAGGCTCGCTGGTGAGTATTTTCTTTTTACTCCGCAGCAATTATCACAATGCTTTTTTTATTGAAAACACTAAAATCTTTAAAGGAGAAACCATAAGATTAGAGCTTTCTAACGAAGTTTCATTTTTTAATAAGGCTTCGATAAAAAATAGTCTTTGGAATGTTCCGCAGAATTCCAATTTGATTATTGATGCCACTTTTGCCAGCTATATAGATCATGATATTTTGGAGATTTTCGAGGATTTTAAAACAACTTTTGCCGAAGAAAACAATATTAACGTGAGCATAATTGGTTTAAAAGACAAATATTCAGCAGGAAAGGAACTGGACTTTGTTCGAGAAGATATTGAAGAGTCTAAAGAAAAATCTACTCCGCAGGAAATCCTGGAGTATTTAAAAGATGGTAATTCACGATATGTAGATGGAAAATTGGTTTCCAGACGCCTGCGCAATAAAGAATTAATGGATTTTATTAATTCGCCACCCCTCGCTACCGTTGTTAATTGCATCGATTTAAGGGAACCTTTAAATGTTATGATGAATACCGGAATTGGGGATTTAATTCCAATTAGAGCCGCCGGAAACCTGGTAGATAGCCATATTATTAAAAGTATTGAAATTGCCAGTAAACAGCAGGGCGCAAGATTTATACTTATAATGGGTAATTCTTCGAATAAAATTTACCTGGAAGCTTTAAAAGAATATATGAAAAACGGATACCAGGAGCCTGATTCTCTTATTGCTGAAGCATTAAAAGCGAAACAAATTCCGGTTACGTTTGAAGAAAAAGATTTACATACTTATGCCGATCTTATAACACGCTGGAGTATTAAAGAATCACAACGGCGAATTATAAAACAAAATCCATATTTGAAAGAACGAATAGCGCAAGGTAAATTAGGACTTGCCACTGCATTTTTTAATCGTGAAAACGGGAAAATTGAGTTTTCTGAATTATATGATCCTGCAATGGTTTCCTAA